A single region of the bacterium genome encodes:
- the purQ gene encoding phosphoribosylformylglycinamidine synthase I, with amino-acid sequence MKVVIIQYPGTNCEYETFEAIKSVGIEAEIFRYNRPIEELEEFDTFILAGGFSYQDRVRAGAIASKKPIIKTIIKKAENGAPVLGICNGAQILIESGICPSIKKGSIEMALAFNRETGFLCDWVYVKVSSIKSPFLSLFNLGDVFPIPIAHAEGRFTTQDKGLLDELIKNDQIALRYCTRDGEIIDEFPINPNGSLYNIAGLTNKNGNVLALMPHPERASFVYQIPSFFGKKQASGRKIFEGIKAYQ; translated from the coding sequence ATGAAGGTTGTAATTATTCAATACCCTGGGACAAATTGCGAATACGAAACATTTGAAGCTATAAAATCAGTTGGTATAGAAGCAGAAATATTTAGATACAATAGACCAATTGAGGAATTGGAGGAATTTGATACCTTTATCCTTGCTGGAGGATTTTCATACCAGGATAGGGTAAGGGCAGGTGCAATTGCCTCAAAGAAGCCCATTATCAAAACCATTATAAAAAAGGCAGAAAATGGGGCACCTGTTTTAGGAATATGCAATGGTGCCCAAATCTTAATAGAATCTGGAATTTGCCCTTCTATAAAGAAAGGCTCAATTGAAATGGCTCTTGCATTTAACAGAGAAACGGGGTTTTTGTGTGATTGGGTATATGTTAAGGTCTCATCAATTAAAAGCCCATTTTTGTCATTATTTAATCTTGGTGATGTTTTTCCTATTCCTATTGCCCATGCTGAGGGAAGATTTACCACACAAGACAAAGGTCTTCTTGATGAGCTTATAAAAAATGACCAAATAGCCTTAAGGTATTGCACAAGGGATGGAGAAATCATTGATGAATTTCCCATAAATCCAAATGGCTCGCTCTATAATATTGCGGGTTTAACAAACAAAAATGGAAATGTTCTTGCTCTTATGCCACATCCAGAAAGGGCAAGCTTTGTATATCAAATCCCCTCATTTTTTGGAAAAAAACAAGCTTCTGGAAGGAAAATATTTGAAGGA